The stretch of DNA tgctggagatctggacaaaagaagatctctgacgggttatgttttcacttattctggaggagccattagttggaaagctgtgttacagtctaccgtagccttatctacgactgaggcggaatatatggcgttagcagaagcagtgaaagaagcattgtggatgaaaggtctagtaagcagtttgggtttacaacaggatttcactgttgtattttgcgatagccagagtgccatacatctgactaaaaatcagatgtttcatgaacggaccaaacacattgatgtcagatatcattttgttcgggaacatgttacgcaaggtgacattgttatcagcaaggttgctaccgagaagaatcctgcagatatgttaactaaggtgatccctgcatataagttcaagcattgcttggacttgataggtattcgggattgattagcgccagagaggcgtttggaagaggtgatccagttcgaggaattcactatgatgttcagcttggtaaatttcaagccaaggtggagatttgttaagaaatggcttaaaattggtagtggattgttgttgttggtagtgggttgttggtggtagtggattagtggatggttgttggtgtccattttcaaccacaaatctttgccaaagttttggacaattatgtccttgaactctcttataaatagagaggttcattagccatattcatcatcccaaaccaagagagagcaaagcttgttctttgaaagctaggattttagctttcgggttttctataggggttgagagttgtgaggttctcgggttgtgtcttgagtgtaaaacacttgtaatcttcatcttgttatagtgaaatttcttttcgcctctgcccgtggacgtaggcattaaagccgaaccacgtaaatccttgtgttcactttatttttcgttccggtcaatttacttgtagtcatatcggagttctcaaatcgatcctttccgcaacagaTACCGATACAGAGAAGGCTTTCTTTCTCTCTATATATTCATTTTCTTCTACTACAAccaaatattattgttattataattaCTTTTTTAGCTTATTCATCCATCCACTCACTGTTGACCCCAATTGTCGGCATTGCATTATCCCATGTGGGTCACTCATTTTGTTTTGTTCTCCATACAAATGAATATCTCCATATTACTAGTAGTACAAAACAGTTGCCATCGTCATACATTTCTCAGAAATTCATGCATCTCATCTAGTGGCTAATTCCTATTTTAATCCTACAACACCTATAAATCAACCTAGTATGATTAAGGTAGTTCACTACTAGTCTAATTTACTGTCACTGATCCAGGGAATTAAAGCAAGGGAACCGTATAAGTAgacaataatagtgattgagtaGTGATTAAAACATAAATGCAACAAGTTGGTGTATATAGagcataatttattattatataaataaagggTTAAGTGATGTCCCTTTCTGGACCCTCAATCTCCCAAATCCAATAACCTTGGGGTCGAGGTCTATCAAACGTCAGTCCAATGCGTCCAATCAACTTATGAGGCCGAATAATAGGAGGGTGAATGTGAAAATGACATGCGCGTGCTTCTTTACCCCTTTGCTTCCAGCTTAATGTCTCTATAGGCTATTACCCCTCTCTACTCCACCTACTTGGTTGCTATAAATAGAAGCTCATCATCTTCTTGCTTCCGCCACCTTCATTCATGTTCCCTCCCTCTGCTTTCGAATAATACATAATCTATAGCTataggaaaaactaaagttggaaaataaaaaaaatggacaaGTCCCATATTTTGTCCATAAGTGTTGCTGTTGTGGGAGCGGTTTGGTTTTTGGTTCATCATCTGTATAACAGCATGTGGTTCAGGTCGGAAAGGCTGAGGAGGAAGCTGTGGATGCAGGGTATCAAAGGTCCATCACCTTCACTCATATACGGCAACCTCCCTGAGATGCAAAAGATCCAATTGAATGCTCTCACCTCCACTCCTAATAATGCCGATATTGTTGCCCACGACTATACTTCCTCTCTCTTCCCATACTTCGTGCAGTGGAGAAAGGAATACGGTAACACCCTTCCTCTCTTCTACTACTTAACTACTAAGCTACACAACTCATTGTTTCCTTTTCCCCCCATGAAGTGGGATATTTCTGCAAACACTCCTTTTACAACTCTGCTATTctgtttttcatttttcttaatgtTTGTCACTGTACCATTGCAATTATCACATGCAACATCATATTGTATGGATCATTTTTGGGTAAACTTTGTCAACCAACCCAGAAGAGAAACAGAGGCGCAGATTCTTTGGGGGTATATTACTCTACAGTGTCACATAAATCTCCACAATTTGTACAGTGTGGAGAAATAAGAAAACCAgcactaattttatttttaatttcttctacggaaaattaattaacttattacaCAACACACAGACAGGGTGGGTGGGTGACACTGACAACGACTTGAAGATATAATATTAGTAGGAGTATTTGAAGGAGATTGGTCTAGTGTTTAACAAGTCATGAATCTGAGGGAATAGCCTTAAAACTAGAACTGCCAGGAACAGAGCTGGCATTGCGGGGGCAAACGCGGATTTTCAGTCAACTTTGTGTTTCAGTTTCAGACCTGGTCCCTattcattaataattcaatatccAACACGTATATTGGTCAATCAATTATTTACCCCTcgctttctttcttcttttgcgTTATAGTTTTTGTCCATAAATGCGCACGTGACGCGTGTAAAAGATAAGAAATTTCTTTTTACCTTTATAAATTTTGTCCTACATGGTATTTATTAAGATTTACATGAACATCGTCTAGCAAtcaattttggtaaaaatgcagGTCCAATATACACGTATTCAACAGGGACAAGGCAGCACTTGTATGTGAACCAGGCAGAGCTTGTGAAAGAAATGAACCAATACATTAGTTTGGATTTAGGTAAGCCCTCTTACATAACAAAGAGACTGGCACCTATGCTCGGCAATGGCATTTTGAGATCCAATGGCCCCCTATGGGCACAGCAGAGGAAAATAATTGCCCCTGAGTTCTTCATGGACAAGGTCAAGGTATGCACTAAGAGTTATATAAGTCACGTGCAAAACTAACAGCAATGATGAAACCAATGCAATTAATGGAGTGAAATTTAATTTAGCAGGTAATGGTGGGGCTAATGGTGGAGTCCATGCAACCTCTTGTAAGAAAGTGGGAGGACAGCATTGAGGCCCAAAGTGGTGTGATGGCAGACATTAGAGTGGATGAGGATTTGAGGGGCTTCACAGCAGATGTCATCGCTAGAGCTTGTTTTGGGAGCTCTTATGCTAAAGGCAGGGAGATATTTTCCAAGCTTAGGAAACTTCAAACAGCTATTTCCAAGCAAAGCTTTCTTTTCGGAGTTCCAGGCTATGGGTACGTACGTGCTTGTCTTAATCATGAGTTTCAGATAAATCATCTACCTGTCAATTTGCATATAGATGTTATCTCCTCTCTTTCATTCCTTCCAAGTTTCCATCATATCCCTTAATGTTAAAAACATTAGACAACTGATTAATAGTTATCTAGAGTGATCAACTAAAAATATTCCCAAGGAGCTCAGCAAAGGCAGGGTCTTGTGTAGAAAAAACCATGAAATACAATGGGTAAAAGGGATAATACCTTACAAGTTGGTATGAATGATGATACTTGGGGCAACGAGTTATGAATCTCACATTAGTTTGACCAGATATACATGTGTTTATACCCTTTTGTCTTTTATAGACATTCATGCAATTGAAAATGCAGACTTCTGCCAATGAAGAAGCAAAATGAGATCTTGAGTTTGGAGAGAGAGATAGAGTCCCTAATCTGGGAAACAGTGAAAGAGCGGGAAAGCAAATGCAAAGAGGCATGTTCATCAGAGAAGGATCTATTGCACTTGATACTGGAAGGGGCATTGAATGACCAAAGTCTTGGTGAGGATTCATCCAAGCGCTTCATAGTTGATAACTGCAAGAATATATATTTTGCTGGCCACGAGTCTACTGCGGTTGCCGCCTCCTGGTGCCTCATGCTGCTTGCGCTGCAGCCTGATTGGCAATCTCGTGTTAGAGCAGAAGTGGCCCAAGTTTGCGGGGGCAGCTTGCCAGATGCAGACTCGGTGTCCCGCCTGAAAACTGTAAGTAAAATTAATGAGCACATCTCAGTTCACATTCCTCATTACTGTTAAAAGTTAAAGCTAACAAATTATACAAGGGTGTTGGTTGCAGGTAACGATGGTGATTCAAGAAGCCTTGCGTTTATATCCGCCAGCGGCATTTGTGTCAAGGGAGGCGCTTGAGGAGATCCAACTTGGAAATGTTACTATTCCCAAGGGAACGTGCTTGTGGACGCTGATACCAACTCTGCATCGGGACGCTGAGATTTGGGGTTCAGATGCGAATGAATTCAAGCCAGAGAGGTTCAGTGATGGCGTTTCTAAAGCTTGCAAGTACCCTCAAGCCTATATTCCATTTGGAGTGGGTTCTCGCTTGTGCTTAGGCAGAAACATGGCAATGGTTCAGTTAAAAATTGTCCTTGCCCTCATTATCTCCAAATTTACTTTCTCTCTGTCGCCCAAATATCGACATTCTCCTGCTTATAGAATGATCGTAGAGCCTGGTAATGGTGTACATATTCTAATTCAAAACATCTAACACCTTCCTATCCTATCCTATTCCTAAGTAGGTTACAAAGGCACGACTTTAGTTTATCTTTTTCCTTGTCCTGCTTCTGCTTGCAATTGCTACACTTGCTAAATCTGGATCTCTTAATTCCGTGCGTGCATGCTTTTCCAATACTGCCTGTATTGCTACAcaagttttattttatgtttattttcgatcaaattaaattttaattaattacttggTGATATTAGGTAAGTGTTTCGAATCAAACCAAGTTGGATTGTAAAGGGGCCAAATTGGGATAACTATTGTCTGATTCATTCCTGTCCACTTTTGCATAGATGAGAAAAGATtttatgaaactgtgattccacgtcATCTTATCCCTTTctaataggagaatgacaaatcagatttttcctattgaaaaaaaaaattaaatccaactaaaaatgctaaaaatcaggagaaaaaaaattgtttttcatTCTCTTATTGAAAAGGGACAAGGATTATGTgatgtcgaaaccactttttatttatttattttttaaaataggtatcgattttgaaaatggaaatggagtcgctaccgatcttttattaaggtgtggtcggatcacctagaaaataattttaggtctgcaaattttgagaaaacaggttcgggagttggttacgcacgaggaagggttagcaccctcgtaacgcccaaaattggtaccgaattgatcaTCTTATGTCTTAGTGTTGAAACTTTGAAAAgcttttaaaatacgatctttcCCCTCTCTTATTAGTgctaattttataaaagatgcatggATAAATCGACGCGAA from Gossypium hirsutum isolate 1008001.06 chromosome D04, Gossypium_hirsutum_v2.1, whole genome shotgun sequence encodes:
- the LOC107931610 gene encoding cytochrome P450 714A1 isoform X1; translated protein: MDKSHILSISVAVVGAVWFLVHHLYNSMWFRSERLRRKLWMQGIKGPSPSLIYGNLPEMQKIQLNALTSTPNNADIVAHDYTSSLFPYFVQWRKEYGPIYTYSTGTRQHLYVNQAELVKEMNQYISLDLGKPSYITKRLAPMLGNGILRSNGPLWAQQRKIIAPEFFMDKVKQVMVGLMVESMQPLVRKWEDSIEAQSGVMADIRVDEDLRGFTADVIARACFGSSYAKGREIFSKLRKLQTAISKQSFLFGVPGYGLLPMKKQNEILSLEREIESLIWETVKERESKCKEACSSEKDLLHLILEGALNDQSLGEDSSKRFIVDNCKNIYFAGHESTAVAASWCLMLLALQPDWQSRVRAEVAQVCGGSLPDADSVSRLKTVTMVIQEALRLYPPAAFVSREALEEIQLGNVTIPKGTCLWTLIPTLHRDAEIWGSDANEFKPERFSDGVSKACKYPQAYIPFGVGSRLCLGRNMAMVQLKIVLALIISKFTFSLSPKYRHSPAYRMIVEPGNGVHILIQNI
- the LOC107931610 gene encoding cytochrome P450 714A1 isoform X2, producing MDKSHILSISVAVVGAVWFLVHHLYNSMWFRSERLRRKLWMQGIKGPSPSLIYGNLPEMQKIQLNALTSTPNNADIVAHDYTSSLFPYFVQWRKEYGPIYTYSTGTRQHLYVNQAELVKEMNQYISLDLGKPSYITKRLAPMLGNGILRSNGPLWAQQRKIIAPEFFMDKVKVMVGLMVESMQPLVRKWEDSIEAQSGVMADIRVDEDLRGFTADVIARACFGSSYAKGREIFSKLRKLQTAISKQSFLFGVPGYGLLPMKKQNEILSLEREIESLIWETVKERESKCKEACSSEKDLLHLILEGALNDQSLGEDSSKRFIVDNCKNIYFAGHESTAVAASWCLMLLALQPDWQSRVRAEVAQVCGGSLPDADSVSRLKTVTMVIQEALRLYPPAAFVSREALEEIQLGNVTIPKGTCLWTLIPTLHRDAEIWGSDANEFKPERFSDGVSKACKYPQAYIPFGVGSRLCLGRNMAMVQLKIVLALIISKFTFSLSPKYRHSPAYRMIVEPGNGVHILIQNI